A window of Ipomoea triloba cultivar NCNSP0323 chromosome 2, ASM357664v1 contains these coding sequences:
- the LOC116010387 gene encoding protein HIGH CHLOROPHYLL FLUORESCENCE PHENOTYPE 173, chloroplastic: MSSAFTAATAVGFNSNQRIWRSKPSPFDSVSAGTIRIATAGGSGGWSGFVVSRATVSSSTPDAVGKDKKKRRRRKKKTELQNDDGEEEEESKENEASEITSSINGEDQSSSSVSVIKRLDEVNPVGLGRRSRQIFDEVWRKFSGLGQISRTNRTDDEASLLIREGGPMCEFAIPGAQNTTVLVVGATSRVGRIVVRKLMLRGYTVNVLVRSADQEVAEMLPTSVELVIGDVGEPSTLADAVQGCNKIIYCATARSTVTVDLNRVDYQGVYNLTKALQDYNNKLAQMRAGKSSKSKLLIAKFKSEDSLKEWEVRQGTYFQDVIATKYDGGMDAKFEFTETGEAVFSGYVFTRGGYVQLSKKLSLPLGYTLDRYEGLVFSVGGNGRSYIVILEAGPSVDTTQSKMYFARISTKAGFCRVRVPFSSFRPVNPDDPPLDPFLVHTLTIRFEPRRQRSIEGPDGVQQDLRSFKLILEYIKALPTGQETDFVLVSCTGLGIEPSRREQVLKAKRAGEDSLRRSGLGYTIIRPGPLMEEPGGQRALVFDQGNRISQGISCADVADICVKALHDSTARNKSFDVCYEYVSESGKELYELVAHLPDKANNYLTPALSVLEKNT; the protein is encoded by the exons atgAGCAGTGCTTTCACAGCTGCTACGGCCGTCGGGTTCAACAGTAATCAGCGAATATGGAGATCGAAGCCGTCTCCGTTTGATTCCGTGTCGGCCGGAACAATCCGAATCGCAACGGCGGGTGGGAGTGGGGGTTGGAGCGGGTTTGTTGTTTCGAGGGCGACTGTTTCGTCTTCTACTCCCGACGCCGTTGGCAAGGacaagaagaagaggaggaggaggaagaagaagacggAGCTTCAGAATGACGACggcgaggaggaggaggagagcaAGGAGAATGAGGCCAGCGAAATTACTAGCTCGATCAACGGCGAGGATCAATCGTCGTCTTCAGTGTCCGTCATAAAGCGACTCGATGAAGTGAATCCAGTAGGGTTGGGGCGACGTTCGCGTCAAATTTTCGACGAAGTGTGGCGGAAATTCTCTGGATTAGGGCAGATTTCCAGGACCAATCGCACCGACGATGAGGCGAGCCTTCTTATCCGCGAGGGAGGGCCAATGTGCGAATTCGCCATCCCTGGGGCGCAGAACACCACCGTTCTCGTCGTCGGAGCTACCAGCCGCGTCGGCCGCATCGTTGTCCGGAAGCTCATGCTTAGGGGTTACACAGTCAATGTTCTGGTAAGGAGTGCCGATCAGGAAGTGGCCGAAATGCTCCCGACGTCCGTTGAGCTTGTGATTGGGGATGTGGGCGAACCTTCCACTCTAGCCGATGCCGTACAAGGCTGCAACAAAATCATATATTGTGCCACGGCTCGTTCCACTGTCACTGTGGATCTCAACAGAGTTGATTATCAGGGGGTTTACAACCTTACCAAAGCTCTTCAG GACTATAATAATAAGCTTGCACAGATGCGGGCAGGGAAGAGTAGCAAAAGCAAGCTTTTAATTGCAAAATTCAAGTCTGAAGATTCATTGAAAGAGTGGGAAGTTCGTCAGGGGACTTATTTCCAAGATGTAATTGCTACCAAGTATGATGGAGGGATGGATGCAAAATTTGAGTTTACTGAAACTGGAGAAGCTGTTTTTTCAG GATATGTCTTCACACGAGGAGGATATGTTCAGTTGTCGAAAAAGCTTTCACTTCCTCTGGGGTACACACTTGACAG GTATGAGGGCCTTGTTTTCTCTGTTGGCGGGAATGGGCGGTCGTACATTGTAATTCTTGAAGCTGGTCCTTCAGTGGATACAACCCAAAGCAAAATGTATTTTGCGAGAATCAGCACGAAAGCTGGATTTTGTAGG GTAAGAGTGCCATTTTCTTCCTTCCGGCCTGTGAACCCAGATGATCCACCATTGGATCCATTCCTTGTACATACATTGACTATTCGCTTTGAGCCAAGAAGACAG AGATCAATAGAAGGACCTGATGGGGTGCAGCAAGACCTGAGAAGCTTTAAACTAATTTTGGAATATATTAAAGCATTGCCT ACTGGCCAAGAAACAGACTTCGTCTTAGTTTCATGTACAGGGTTGGGGATAGAACCTTCTCGAAGGGAGCAAGTGTTGAAAGCCAAGAGG GCTGGAGAGGACTCATTGAGAAGGTCAGGCCTTGGATATACAATAATCCGTCCTGGTCCCTTAATG GAAGAACCTGGTGGCCAACGTGCCCTCGTATTTGACCAAGGAAACAGAATATCTCAG GGAATCAGCTGTGCAGACGTTGCTGATATCTGTGTGAAGGCATTGCACGACTCAACAGCGCGGAATAAAAGTTTCGAT GTATGCTACGAATACGTGTCTGAATCTGGGAAGGAGCTTTACGAGCTG GTCGCACATTTACCCGATAAGGCTAACAACTACTTGACACCAGCACTCTCAGTACTAGAGAAAAACACCTGA
- the LOC116010050 gene encoding uncharacterized protein LOC116010050, with protein MSNLTNLEFVGLDISGKNYLSWVLDVEMHLNAKGLGETIKENNDASIQDRAKAMIFIRHHLDQGLKDEYLTVKEPSELWKNLKERYDHQRTVILPKARYDWLHLRLQDFKTVSEYNSAMFKISSQLLLCGEKITDDDMLEKTFSTFHASNMVLQQQYREKGFTKYSQLISCLLVAEQNNELLLKNHEARPTGSIPFPEVNSVSNNNNAKGHGRGHSRRRGNGRYRGYNPGSGQNRRGGYNSKNKNYHRKGESSGAKHDKDKRENYSKRTESICYRCGMTGHWERVCHTSKHFVDLYQASLKGKANIESNNVFMEDDFVDTQLDVEDYLGPVENLN; from the coding sequence ATGTCAAACCTTACAAATCTTGAATTTGTGGGACTTGATATATCTGGAAAAAATTACCTGTCATGGGTATTAGATGTTGAAATGCATCTAAATGCAAAGGGTCTCGGTGaaactattaaagaaaataatgatgCCTCGATTCAAGATCGAGCAAAGGCAATGATTTTCATTCGCCATCACCTTGACCAAGGGTTGAAAGATGAATATCTTACTGTGAAAGAACCCTCTGAACTCTggaaaaatttgaaagaaagaTATGACCACCAAAGGACAGTAATTCTCCCAAAAGCCCGTTATGATTGGCTTCACTTGCGTTTGCAAGATTTTAAAACTGTGAGCGAATATAATTCTGCTATGTTTAAAATAAGCTCTCAGTTGTTGTTATGTGGGGAGAAAATCACTGATGATGATATGCTTGAAAAAACCTTCTCTACTTTTCATGCATCGAATATGGTGCTACAACAGCAATATAGAGAGAAGGGTTTTACTAAATATTCCCAGTTGATTTCATGTCTTCTGGTGGCTGAACAAAATAATGAGCTGTTGTTAAAAAACCACGAAGCACGTCCTACTGGCTCAATCCCATTCCCCGAGGTGAATAGTgtgtctaataataataatgctaagGGCCATGGCCGTGGCCATAGCCGTAGACGGGGAAATGGAAGATATCGTGGTTATAATCCTGGTAGTGGACAAAATCGTCGCGGTGGTTACAattccaagaataaaaattaCCATCGAAAAGGGGAAAGTAGTGGTGCAAAACATGATAAGGACAAACGTGAAAATTATTCCAAACGTACTGAAAGCATATGTTATCGTTGTGGCATGACTGGCCATTGGGAGCGCGTTTGTCATACATCAAAGCACTTTGTGGACCTCTATCAGGCATCCCTGAAAGGAAAAGCAAATATAGAGTCCAACAATGTTTTTATGGAAGACGATTTTGTTGACACACAGTTGGATGTTGAAGATTATCTTGGGCCAGTTGAAAATCTAAATTAA
- the LOC116009964 gene encoding uncharacterized protein LOC116009964, with protein sequence MKYWGGMWPSESGIGLLVSSPGKFWEERIDGGGGARGWTLSGCSYACTMGVVLIILTCQLLNRIRSSRLRLSLSSSSSSSSFLCKSAGKGDVAPPCSGTNREPAAHISSSLLPQSRISTIISDLDLKDLIENLDEKLNCNEKWEHVIDRRADLFSYTAKCCKPKDGPHKYISGTVFENCSIELLRDFYMDYDFRQTWDKTLSGHGQIQVDTGSGTEIGWMIKKFPLMTPREYVIAWKLWEGSDGSIYCFSKECEHPLIPRQKKYVRVALFRSGWRIKKVSGRNACEIKMVYQEDSGMNVEMARLAFAKGIWSYISKMHTAFRKYSTIGHSQLNSGVTAITLIQKVPPELEAISNTTDAIHPGTSTSSAHLHHGLPHETSARKLLSKPSIKLMKSAFILIGGAICLSRGHSNLGVKVAMACILGNLTKQNASAFKKQKSKERGGLAGLTSHEDCGTIQ encoded by the exons ATGAAATATTGGGGCGGGATGTGGCCGTCGGAATCGGGAATTGGATTGCTGGTTTCGTCGCCGGGAAAGTTCTGGGAAGAAAGGATTgatggaggaggaggagcaaGGGGATGGACTCTGAGCGGCTGTTCATATGCCTGTACTATGGGGGTCGTGCTCATCATACTAACTTGCCAATTGCTCAACAGAATTCGCTCTTCCCGTCTCCGATTGTcgttgtcttcttcttcttcttcttcttcctttttatGCAAATCCGCCGGTAAAGGAGATGTTGCTCCTCCATGTTCCGGCACTAACCGCGAGCCTGCTGCACACATTTCTTCATCCCTTCTCCCCCAATCTAG GATTTCTACAATTATATCTGATTTGGACCTGAAGGATTTGATAGAAAACTTGGACGAGAAGCTCAACTGTAATGAGAAGTGGGAACATGTCATTGACCGAAGAGCTGATCTTTTTTCCTACACTGCAAAGTGTTGTAAGCCAAAG GATGGGCCTCATAAGTATATAAGTGGTACAGTATTTGAAAATTGCTCCATTGAATTGCTGAGAGATTTCTACATGGATTATGATTTCCGGCAAACATGGGATAAAACCCTATCCGGGCATGGACAAATACAAGTGGACACAGGTAGTGGAACTGAAATTGGCTGGATGATAAAAAAGTTCCCCCTCATGACTCCTAGAGAGTATGTAATAGCTTGGAAATTGTGGGAAGGCAGTGATGGATCAATATACTGTTTTAGCAAG GAGTGTGAACATCCTTTAATCCCGAGACAGAAGAAGTATGTACGGGTTGCACTGTTCAGGTCTGGTTGGAGAATCAAGAAAG TTTCTGGTAGGAATGCCTGTGAGATCAAAATGGTGTACCAAGAAGATTCTGGTATGAATGTTGAAATGGCAAGGCTAGCCTTTGCAAAGGGCATATGGAGTTATATTAGCAAGATGCATACTGCATTTCGTAAATACTCAACTATTGGCCATTCTCAACTAAATTCTGGTGTGACAGCAATCACATTAATTCAGAAG GTCCCACCTGAATTGGAGGCTATTAGCAACACAACCGACGCAATACATCCCGGAACCTCCACAAGCAGTGCACACCTCCATCATGGATTGCCACATGAAACGAGTGCAAGGAAATTATTGAGTAAGCCATCAATTAAATTGATGAAAAGTGCATTTATTCTAATTGGAGGTGCAATCTGTTTGTCTCGCGGCCATTCCAACTTGGGCGTGAAGGTCGCCATGGCATGCATCTTGGGGAATCTCACCAAGCAAAATGCTTCAGCCTTCAAGAAGCAAAAGAGCAAGGAGAGAGGCGGCCTAGCAGGTCTTACTAGTCATGAAGATTGTGGGACAATCCAGTAA
- the LOC116009963 gene encoding protein STRUBBELIG-RECEPTOR FAMILY 5 has translation MIVMMMTSKGRNLIYAVVLIVSSFTLPLVLSKTNSKHVAALNVMYQGLDSSSRGNLDGWTANGGDPCGDSWRGITCSDSDITEINLSGMELKGSLGYALDKLDTVTYFDVSKNKLKDNVPYQLPPKLQHLDLSSNKFSGTVPYSISQMPDLTYLHLNNNKLSGSLSDMFQQLTKLSEMDLSDNSLSGSLPQSMKSLSSLNVLYLQDNKLTGPINVLADLPLNDLNVENNQFTGWVPDELKGINNIQTGGNSWSTGPAPPPPPGQKPKKRVENEKSGMSGVAIAGIVFGVLLLLLIIIALFSKRRSSTSTHYFEDDKLSPPRHTSPLQSQEVSIDMYTDTHKGFRDARLSDSSSTVSVKAPQPQYSGGTKPFKEKESPSDHHKPLNDKEYTNLSNIETGGSIQVAYYSLADLQSATSNFATGRFLGEGSIGRVYKAKYPDGRVLAVKKIDSSHFKGNWAADFSEIVANLSKLRHSNIAEIFGYCSEQGQNMLVHDYFRNGSLHDFLHLSDDFSNPLTWNTRVRIALGTARAVEFLHEVCSPSCIHKNIKSSNILLDTELNPHLSDCGLSNFYEQSGQNLGAGYEPPECTNPSSYTTKSDIYSFGVVMLELLTGRQPFDSSKPRPEQFLARWASPQLHDIDALEKMVDPALRGLYPPKSISRFADIIALCVQLEPEFRPPMSEVVEALVRLVQRGNMSQREDPNASRRTDGYDF, from the exons ATGATCGTAATGATGATGACTAGTAAGGGGAGGAATCTGATTTATGCGGTTGTCCTAATCGTGAGCTCATTCACCCTTCCATTGgtcctctccaaaacaaattCTAAACATG TTGCTGCTCTCAATGTGATGTACCAGGGCTTGGATTCTTCATCCAGAGGGAACCTGGATGGATGGACAGCAAATGGTGGAGATCCTTGTGGGGATTCTTGGAGGGGTATTACTTGCTCAGACTCGGACATAACTGAAAT TAATCTATCTGGCATGGAGCTCAAGGGATCGTTGGGCTATGCGCTTGATAAGTTGGACACAGTCACCTACTT TGATGTGAGCAAAAACAAGCTGAAGGACAATGTACCATATCAACTTCCTCCCAAGTTGCAGCACTT AGATCTCTCAAGCAATAAATTTTCAGGAACTGTGCCTTATTCAATTTCTCAGATGCCTGATCTCACTTACTT ACATCTCAATAATAATAAGCTGAGTGGATCTCTGAGTGACATGTTTCAACAACTTACCAAACTTTCTGAGAT GGATCTCTCCGACAACTCATTGTCAGGCAGTTTGCCGCAGAGTATGAAGTCCCTCTCTAGCCTCAACGTATT GTATTTACAGGACAACAAACTTACTGGGCCAATAAATGTTCTTGCTGATCTGCCACTTAATGATTT GAATGTTGAAAACAACCAATTTACAGGCTGGGTTCCTGATGAGTTGAAAGGCATTAATAATATACA GACTGGAGGGAATTCTTGGTCTACTGGACCAGCTCCTCCTCCACCTCCTGGGCAGAAGCCGAAAAAGAGAGTGGAGAATGAGAAGTCTGGCATGAGTGGAGTGGCAATTGCCGGGATAGTATTTGGTGTTTTGCTGCTACTTCTCATTATAATTGCTCTATTTTCTAAAAGAAGATCATCAACTTCAACGCATTATTTTGAAGACGATAAGCTTAGCCCACCGAGGCACACTTCTCCACTTCAATCTCAGGAGGTATCGATTGACATGTACACTGATACACACAAGGGCTTTAGAG ATGCTAGGCTCTCAGATTCTTCATCCACAGTCTCAGTAAAAGCTCCGCAGCCTCAGTATTCAGGTGGTACCAAACCTTTCAAAGAGAAGGAATCACCTTCAGATCATCACAAGCCTTTGAACGATAAGGAATACACTAACCTGTCGAACATTGAAACGGGTGGTTCAATTCAAGTTGCTTATTATTCTTTGGCAGATTTGCAGAGTGCGACCAGTAACTTTGCAACTGGTCGTTTTCTTGGAGAGGGATCAATTGGTAGAGTATACAAGGCAAAGTATCCAGATGGGAGG GTTCTGGCAGTTAAGAAGATAGACTCTTCACATTTCAAAGGCAACTGGGCTGCAGATTTTTCAGAAATTGTTGCAAACCTCTCTAAGCTTCGGCACTCAAATATTGCTGAAATTTTTGGTTATTGTTCAGAACAAGGACAAAATATGTTGGTCCATGACTATTTCAGGAATGGTTCACTTCATGACTTCCTTCACTTGTCAGACGACTTCAGCAACCCACTTACATGGAACACAAGAGTTAGAATTGCTTTAGGCACAGCACGTGCTGTTGA gtTCCTGCATGAGGTTTGTTCACCTTCCTGCATACACAAGAACATAAAGTCATCCAATATTTTGCTTGACACTGAACTAAATCCTCATCTCTCTGACTGTGGCTTGTCAAACTTTTACGAG CAATCAGGCCAAAATCTGGGAGCTGGATATGAGCCTCCTGAATGCACAAATCCTTCATCATACACAACGAAGAGTGACATCTATAGTTTTGGGGTTGTCATGTTAGAGTTGTTGACAGGACGACAACCTTTTGACAG TTCAAAGCCAAGACCAGAACAGTTTCTGGCGAGATGGGCATCCCCGCAACTTCATGACATTGATGCCCTGGAGAAAATGGTTGATCCTGCACTACGCGGCCTATATCCTCCCAAGTCCATCTCTCGATTTGCTGATATTATCGCCCTCTGCGTTCAG CTGGAGCCTGAGTTCCGACCGCCAATGTCTGAAGTGGTGGAGGCACTAGTCCGATTAGTTCAGAGGGGCAATATGAGCCAAAGGGAGGATCCTAATGCTTCTCGTAGAACGGATGGCTATGATTTCTga